A genomic window from Denticeps clupeoides chromosome 11, fDenClu1.1, whole genome shotgun sequence includes:
- the rorb gene encoding nuclear receptor ROR-beta isoform X2, translating to MKTDVVAQIEVIPCKICGDKSSGIHYGVITCEGCKGFFRRSQQNNASYSCPRQRNCLIDRTNRNRCQHCRLQKCLALGMSRDAVKFGRMSKKQRDSLYAEVQKHQQRLQEQRQQQTGEAEALARVYSSNLTNGLNTLNHDLGGTYTNGHLIDIPKAQNGGAPAAFYGMDSTQPSPDQSGLDMAGMKQIKQEPIYDLTPVPTLCSYGSYQDGQLAPGVSMSELDRIAQNIIKSHLETCQYTAEELQQLAWQTHSYEEVKMYQSKSRDMLWQQCAIQITHAIQYVVEFAKRITGFMELCQNDQILLLKSGCLEVVLVRMCRAFNPLNNTVLFEGKYGGMQMFKALGCDDLVSAVFDFAKSMCSLQLTEEEIALFSAAVLISTDRPWLMEPRKVQKLQEKIYFALQHIMQKNHMDEDALAKLIGRIPTLAALCTLHTEELQTFQRLHPETVSMLFPPLYKELFNPDASAVLPK from the exons CCCAAATTGAAGTTATACCATGCAAAATCTGCGGGGACAAGTCATCAGGGATCCACTATGGAGTTATCACATGTGAAGGGTGTAAG GGGTTCTTCAGGAGGAGTCAACAGAACAACGCGTCCTACTCCTGCCCACGGCAGCGCAACTGCCTGATCGACAGAACCAACCGAAACCGGTGCCAGCACTGCCGGCTACAGAAGTGTCTGGCCCTGGGAATGTCCAGAGATG CTGTGAAGTTTGGCCGCATGTCGAAGAAGCAGCGGGACAGTCTGTACGCCGAGGTGCAGAAGCACCAGCAGAGGCTGCaggagcagcggcagcagcagacGGGCGAGGCCGAGGCCCTGGCACGCGTCTACTCCAGCAACCTGACCAACGGCCTCAACACCCTCAACCacgacctcggtggcacctacACCAACGGCCACCTCATAGACATACCCAAGGCGCAGAACGGCGGCGCACCCGCGGCCTTCTACGGCATGGACTCCACCCAGCCGTCACCTGACCAGTCCGGGCTGGATATGGCGGGCATGAAGCAGATTAAGCAGGAGCCCATCTATGACCTGACGCCAGTGCCCACGCTGTGCAGCTACGGCTCCTACCAGGACGGTCAGCTGGCACCCGGCGTGTCCATGAGTGAACTAG ACCGCATTGCCCAGAACATCATAAAGTCCCACCTGGAGACGTGTCAGTACACTGCCgaggagctgcagcagctggccTGGCAAACCCACTCGTACGAGGAGGTCAAGATGTACCaaagcaag TCACGGGACATGCTGTGGCAGCAGTGCGCCATCCAGATCACTCACGCCATCCAGTACGTGGTGGAGTTTGCCAAGCGCATCACGGGCTTCATGGAGCTGTGTCAGAACGACCAGATCCTGTTACTCAAATCag GGTGTCTGGAGGTGGTGCTGGTCAGAATGTGCAGGGCGTTTAACCCTCTCAACAACACCGTCCTGTTTGAGGGAAAGTATGGCGGCATGCAGATGTTCAAAGCGCTGG GTTGCGATGATCTGGTCAGTGCGGTCTTTGACTTTGCCAAGAGTATGTGCTCGTTGCAGCTGACGGAGGAGGAGATTGCTCTGTTCTCAGCAGCTGTCCTCATCTCCACAG ATCGACCTTGGCTGATGGAGCCCAGGAAAGTCCAGAAGCTTCAGGAGAAAATCTACTTTGCCCTTCAGCACATCATGCAAAAGAACCACATGGACGAAGATGCACTGGCCAAG CTGATTGGCCGGATCCCCACGTTGGCGGCCCTGTGCACCCTGCACACTGAGGAGCTGCAGACCTTCCAGCGGCTGCACCCGGAGACCGTCAGCATGCTCTTCCCTCCTCTCTACAAAGAGCTCTTCAACCCTGACGCCTCCGCCGTCCTGCCCAAGTGA
- the rorb gene encoding nuclear receptor ROR-beta isoform X3: MRAQIEVIPCKICGDKSSGIHYGVITCEGCKGFFRRSQQNNASYSCPRQRNCLIDRTNRNRCQHCRLQKCLALGMSRDAVKFGRMSKKQRDSLYAEVQKHQQRLQEQRQQQTGEAEALARVYSSNLTNGLNTLNHDLGGTYTNGHLIDIPKAQNGGAPAAFYGMDSTQPSPDQSGLDMAGMKQIKQEPIYDLTPVPTLCSYGSYQDGQLAPGVSMSELDRIAQNIIKSHLETCQYTAEELQQLAWQTHSYEEVKMYQSKSRDMLWQQCAIQITHAIQYVVEFAKRITGFMELCQNDQILLLKSGCLEVVLVRMCRAFNPLNNTVLFEGKYGGMQMFKALGCDDLVSAVFDFAKSMCSLQLTEEEIALFSAAVLISTDRPWLMEPRKVQKLQEKIYFALQHIMQKNHMDEDALAKLIGRIPTLAALCTLHTEELQTFQRLHPETVSMLFPPLYKELFNPDASAVLPK; this comes from the exons CCCAAATTGAAGTTATACCATGCAAAATCTGCGGGGACAAGTCATCAGGGATCCACTATGGAGTTATCACATGTGAAGGGTGTAAG GGGTTCTTCAGGAGGAGTCAACAGAACAACGCGTCCTACTCCTGCCCACGGCAGCGCAACTGCCTGATCGACAGAACCAACCGAAACCGGTGCCAGCACTGCCGGCTACAGAAGTGTCTGGCCCTGGGAATGTCCAGAGATG CTGTGAAGTTTGGCCGCATGTCGAAGAAGCAGCGGGACAGTCTGTACGCCGAGGTGCAGAAGCACCAGCAGAGGCTGCaggagcagcggcagcagcagacGGGCGAGGCCGAGGCCCTGGCACGCGTCTACTCCAGCAACCTGACCAACGGCCTCAACACCCTCAACCacgacctcggtggcacctacACCAACGGCCACCTCATAGACATACCCAAGGCGCAGAACGGCGGCGCACCCGCGGCCTTCTACGGCATGGACTCCACCCAGCCGTCACCTGACCAGTCCGGGCTGGATATGGCGGGCATGAAGCAGATTAAGCAGGAGCCCATCTATGACCTGACGCCAGTGCCCACGCTGTGCAGCTACGGCTCCTACCAGGACGGTCAGCTGGCACCCGGCGTGTCCATGAGTGAACTAG ACCGCATTGCCCAGAACATCATAAAGTCCCACCTGGAGACGTGTCAGTACACTGCCgaggagctgcagcagctggccTGGCAAACCCACTCGTACGAGGAGGTCAAGATGTACCaaagcaag TCACGGGACATGCTGTGGCAGCAGTGCGCCATCCAGATCACTCACGCCATCCAGTACGTGGTGGAGTTTGCCAAGCGCATCACGGGCTTCATGGAGCTGTGTCAGAACGACCAGATCCTGTTACTCAAATCag GGTGTCTGGAGGTGGTGCTGGTCAGAATGTGCAGGGCGTTTAACCCTCTCAACAACACCGTCCTGTTTGAGGGAAAGTATGGCGGCATGCAGATGTTCAAAGCGCTGG GTTGCGATGATCTGGTCAGTGCGGTCTTTGACTTTGCCAAGAGTATGTGCTCGTTGCAGCTGACGGAGGAGGAGATTGCTCTGTTCTCAGCAGCTGTCCTCATCTCCACAG ATCGACCTTGGCTGATGGAGCCCAGGAAAGTCCAGAAGCTTCAGGAGAAAATCTACTTTGCCCTTCAGCACATCATGCAAAAGAACCACATGGACGAAGATGCACTGGCCAAG CTGATTGGCCGGATCCCCACGTTGGCGGCCCTGTGCACCCTGCACACTGAGGAGCTGCAGACCTTCCAGCGGCTGCACCCGGAGACCGTCAGCATGCTCTTCCCTCCTCTCTACAAAGAGCTCTTCAACCCTGACGCCTCCGCCGTCCTGCCCAAGTGA
- the rorb gene encoding nuclear receptor ROR-beta isoform X1 — translation MGFFLIVDINPESTALSGLGANEGAQIEVIPCKICGDKSSGIHYGVITCEGCKGFFRRSQQNNASYSCPRQRNCLIDRTNRNRCQHCRLQKCLALGMSRDAVKFGRMSKKQRDSLYAEVQKHQQRLQEQRQQQTGEAEALARVYSSNLTNGLNTLNHDLGGTYTNGHLIDIPKAQNGGAPAAFYGMDSTQPSPDQSGLDMAGMKQIKQEPIYDLTPVPTLCSYGSYQDGQLAPGVSMSELDRIAQNIIKSHLETCQYTAEELQQLAWQTHSYEEVKMYQSKSRDMLWQQCAIQITHAIQYVVEFAKRITGFMELCQNDQILLLKSGCLEVVLVRMCRAFNPLNNTVLFEGKYGGMQMFKALGCDDLVSAVFDFAKSMCSLQLTEEEIALFSAAVLISTDRPWLMEPRKVQKLQEKIYFALQHIMQKNHMDEDALAKLIGRIPTLAALCTLHTEELQTFQRLHPETVSMLFPPLYKELFNPDASAVLPK, via the exons CCCAAATTGAAGTTATACCATGCAAAATCTGCGGGGACAAGTCATCAGGGATCCACTATGGAGTTATCACATGTGAAGGGTGTAAG GGGTTCTTCAGGAGGAGTCAACAGAACAACGCGTCCTACTCCTGCCCACGGCAGCGCAACTGCCTGATCGACAGAACCAACCGAAACCGGTGCCAGCACTGCCGGCTACAGAAGTGTCTGGCCCTGGGAATGTCCAGAGATG CTGTGAAGTTTGGCCGCATGTCGAAGAAGCAGCGGGACAGTCTGTACGCCGAGGTGCAGAAGCACCAGCAGAGGCTGCaggagcagcggcagcagcagacGGGCGAGGCCGAGGCCCTGGCACGCGTCTACTCCAGCAACCTGACCAACGGCCTCAACACCCTCAACCacgacctcggtggcacctacACCAACGGCCACCTCATAGACATACCCAAGGCGCAGAACGGCGGCGCACCCGCGGCCTTCTACGGCATGGACTCCACCCAGCCGTCACCTGACCAGTCCGGGCTGGATATGGCGGGCATGAAGCAGATTAAGCAGGAGCCCATCTATGACCTGACGCCAGTGCCCACGCTGTGCAGCTACGGCTCCTACCAGGACGGTCAGCTGGCACCCGGCGTGTCCATGAGTGAACTAG ACCGCATTGCCCAGAACATCATAAAGTCCCACCTGGAGACGTGTCAGTACACTGCCgaggagctgcagcagctggccTGGCAAACCCACTCGTACGAGGAGGTCAAGATGTACCaaagcaag TCACGGGACATGCTGTGGCAGCAGTGCGCCATCCAGATCACTCACGCCATCCAGTACGTGGTGGAGTTTGCCAAGCGCATCACGGGCTTCATGGAGCTGTGTCAGAACGACCAGATCCTGTTACTCAAATCag GGTGTCTGGAGGTGGTGCTGGTCAGAATGTGCAGGGCGTTTAACCCTCTCAACAACACCGTCCTGTTTGAGGGAAAGTATGGCGGCATGCAGATGTTCAAAGCGCTGG GTTGCGATGATCTGGTCAGTGCGGTCTTTGACTTTGCCAAGAGTATGTGCTCGTTGCAGCTGACGGAGGAGGAGATTGCTCTGTTCTCAGCAGCTGTCCTCATCTCCACAG ATCGACCTTGGCTGATGGAGCCCAGGAAAGTCCAGAAGCTTCAGGAGAAAATCTACTTTGCCCTTCAGCACATCATGCAAAAGAACCACATGGACGAAGATGCACTGGCCAAG CTGATTGGCCGGATCCCCACGTTGGCGGCCCTGTGCACCCTGCACACTGAGGAGCTGCAGACCTTCCAGCGGCTGCACCCGGAGACCGTCAGCATGCTCTTCCCTCCTCTCTACAAAGAGCTCTTCAACCCTGACGCCTCCGCCGTCCTGCCCAAGTGA